The Xiphophorus maculatus strain JP 163 A chromosome 21, X_maculatus-5.0-male, whole genome shotgun sequence genome window below encodes:
- the LOC102233047 gene encoding homeobox protein Mohawk-like produces the protein MNTVVFNKLSSQVLFEEKAKEVEMSSRNYLEVIDGQHPDLLCSSPAIRDSQAARHRRSGGRPSGSKVRHKRQALQDMARPLKQWLYKHRDNPYPTKTEKILLALGSQMTLVQVSNWFANARRRLKNTVRQPDLSWALRIKLYNKYVQGNAERLSVSSDDSCSQDGDNPQRTQSGPEDLTKPLYQSVIKKEGSPMVGVAIGMDPGLRSAVEAEDYVSPPKYKSSLLHRYLNDSLRHVMVANAVMDARKRNHSGSFSSNEFDDELLSPSSSEAEAHFVYRAEATDHGSSQHDKGNGGVAATQKAKDETYWKEINAAMALTNLAQGKDSVSRTTSCIIQKSSHIAEVKTVKKVLALTSSHPKVETSKHSSLGKFELNSPLNEENCYLRREKGLFKAEDEIILSC, from the exons ATGAACACCGTTGTGTTTAACAAGCTGAGCAGTCAGGTCCTGTTTGAGGAGAAGGCGAAGGAAGTGGAAATGAGCAGCAGAAATTACCTGGAGGTCATCGACGGTCAACATCCAGATCTCCTCTGCAGCAGCCCGGCCATCAGAGACAGCCAGGCGGCCAGACACAGGCGGAGCGG GGGTCGTCCCAGCGGCAGCAAAGTGCGACACAAGCGCCAGGCCCTGCAGGACATGGCGCGGCCGCTCAAGCAGTGGCTCTACAAGCACAGAGACAACCCGTACCCGACCAAGACGGAGAAAATCCTGCTGGCGCTCGGCTCGCAGATGACTCTGGTCCAG GTGTCCAACTGGTTCGCCAACGCCAGGAGACGCCTGAAGAACACGGTGAGGCAGCCGGACCTGAGCTGGGCGCTCCGGATCAAACTCTACAACAAATACGTTCAGGGCAACGCAGAGAGGCTGAGCGTCAGCAGCGACGACAGCTGCTCCCAAG ATGGAGACAACCCTCAGAGGACACAGAGCGGTCCTGAGGATCTCACCAAGCCCTTGTACCAGAGCGTCATCAAGAAGGAAGGCTCCCCCATGGTGGGCGTGGCCATCGGCATGGACCCAGGGCTGCGTTCTGCAGTGGAGGCCGAGGACTACGTGTCTCCACCCAAGTACAAGAGCAGCCTGCTGCACCGCTACCTGAACGACTCTCTGCGGCACGTGATGGTGGCCAACGCTGTCATGGACGCTCGCAAGAGGAACCACTCTGGCTCCTTCAGCTCCAACGAGTTCGATGACGAGCTGCTGTCGCCATCGTCCTCTGAAGCTGAGGCCCACTTCGTCTATCGAGCCG AAGCCACAGACCATGGATCAAGTCAACATGACAA GGGCAACGGTGGCGTCGCAGCGACGCAGAAGGCCAAAGATGAGACGTACTGGAAGGAGATCAACGCTGCCATGGCCTTGACCAACTTGGCTCAGGGGAAGGACAGCGTCTCCAGGACAACCAGCTGCATCATCCAGAAGTCTTCCCATATAGCTGAGGTGAAGACTGTTAAAAAGGTTCTAGCTCTGACGTCCTCCCATCCAAAAGTAGAAACCAGCAAACATTCCTCTCTCGGCAAGTTTGAACTGAACTCCCCTTTAAATGAAGAGAACTGTTACTTACGGAGGGAAAAGGGTTTGTTTAAAGCTGAAGATGAaatcattttgtcatgttga